One genomic window of Trichlorobacter lovleyi includes the following:
- a CDS encoding HD-GYP domain-containing protein, producing MNSAIALHEISEFIRHLLSAVAGAALYTVNHPQVFRLADAAHASLTRALAERPDIALLEVDGELVIDGRPQAFSLVFDRFIQIMHEHGIGHLRFLAGTPRQEIDQLIALLARQSGGPEAGSTEHIRLGKVEMPEVGNEEGSLGAGGGPSGTTGVGNGARAVSLGEISALELARLSEVYEAIKRKERLKPSGIAATVAELVEAFRREGESLLVLAALREQDEYTFTHAANVCILTLAQAMSLGIAGQMLNDIGIAAMLHDVGKMFIPEEILTKPEKLSDEEFEKMKRHPVLGAQYLMETPGVPRLAAIVAFEHHMRYNQSGYPVVPPGWQQSVASQLTAIADCFDAMRTRRPYQEPRPPEVIANVLMQGSGTEFNPLLVRNMLLLLNRLDRI from the coding sequence ATGAACAGCGCGATCGCTCTGCATGAAATCAGCGAATTTATCCGGCACTTGCTTTCTGCGGTGGCTGGAGCTGCGCTCTATACCGTTAATCACCCCCAGGTCTTCCGCCTTGCCGATGCTGCCCACGCAAGTCTTACCCGGGCATTGGCAGAACGGCCGGATATTGCGTTACTTGAAGTCGATGGCGAGCTGGTCATTGATGGCAGGCCACAAGCGTTCTCTCTGGTATTCGATCGCTTTATCCAGATTATGCATGAGCATGGTATCGGTCACCTCCGTTTTCTGGCCGGTACTCCCCGGCAAGAGATTGACCAGCTGATCGCCCTGCTTGCCCGTCAGTCTGGCGGACCTGAGGCTGGATCCACAGAACATATCCGGCTTGGCAAGGTTGAGATGCCGGAGGTCGGGAATGAAGAGGGCAGCCTTGGTGCCGGTGGCGGCCCATCCGGTACAACAGGTGTGGGCAACGGGGCACGGGCTGTCAGCCTTGGCGAGATATCGGCACTTGAGTTGGCACGACTCAGTGAGGTGTATGAGGCCATCAAGCGTAAGGAACGCCTGAAGCCCAGTGGTATCGCTGCAACCGTTGCCGAACTGGTGGAGGCATTCAGGCGGGAAGGAGAGTCACTGCTGGTGCTGGCAGCCCTGCGGGAGCAGGATGAGTATACCTTTACCCATGCCGCCAATGTCTGCATCCTGACCCTGGCTCAGGCAATGTCTTTGGGTATTGCCGGACAGATGTTGAATGATATCGGTATTGCTGCCATGCTGCACGATGTCGGCAAGATGTTTATTCCTGAAGAAATTCTGACCAAACCGGAAAAACTAAGCGATGAAGAGTTTGAAAAGATGAAACGGCATCCGGTACTTGGTGCCCAGTACCTGATGGAAACTCCCGGGGTGCCGCGTCTGGCGGCAATTGTCGCCTTTGAACATCATATGCGCTACAATCAGTCAGGTTATCCGGTTGTGCCGCCTGGCTGGCAACAGTCAGTGGCCAGTCAACTGACTGCCATTGCAGATTGTTTTGATGCCATGCGGACCCGTAGACCATACCAGGAACCCCGTCCTCCCGAGGTGATTGCCAATGTGTTGATGCAGGGTTCAGGGACCGAATTCAATCCGCTGCTTGTCAGGAACATGCTGCTGCTGCTCAACCGTCTTGACAGAATTTAG
- a CDS encoding HEAT repeat domain-containing protein has protein sequence MLESVVSDLAAPLLRVKAVVAVAGDLNIARRNWNAYPSGHPLIESSVQKLLSSFQTLCNEGTGVQLGITRDGLLLGDEYVEKNNQICRNLAAAFFERGIGALIVSRLPDHEELLALLALLSLKREEVLAQGGIEKLWQEAGITALEIRAIRYDRFSGTEEELLNSEPDEEQHRGSLWEQFVLLMTKGEVGLAGTDAQGEIRPEVLAATLNAHFARRLGSGSGLSNNTLRRATAIIEQAIALSDAGDTGAARDAGYTGEAGDWSELNETAAVIKADLVAFIAALDPLLRRQILNGFCETGTADASTTDELFRYLGATVLQETYASADEYAAAPELLQGILRKLLPHLMDSYQTTTQDDDVRDRMQTLLQEHQREAYMPDAYMQGLLDSLNSGALKQLDTTELSGLLATLNPVFINSRGSEIILQLVIADPTSETAQELIQNLADLCGHFLELGDYGQVLKILSQAADPRLPPLLRSTMRDAFCRREFLDEILSGLTIWGKPKYDQVTLLIQVLGRVFIEPLLDRMAEEENMSLRRFMMDRVQSFGEAARPYLLARLSDNRWYVLRNIIVMLRALGPMQDNELVRPLLRHANQKVRVEALKLLIQSGDPVAQRQVLRDLDSSDRETQLIAINMADRSSPPEMMRKLLALVTGGGYTAVECELKSAAIQALGEIGRPEMLPELVKVLTSRSLLAFKALNRLKIDIVRSLDRYPAKAVLPLLERIADGNDEVARQAAETLRILRSKTS, from the coding sequence GTGCTCGAATCTGTTGTCAGTGATCTTGCCGCCCCCCTTCTTCGGGTAAAGGCTGTTGTTGCTGTTGCCGGCGATCTGAACATTGCCCGACGCAACTGGAATGCCTATCCGTCCGGCCATCCCCTGATAGAGTCCTCTGTTCAAAAACTTCTTTCGTCATTTCAGACCCTTTGCAACGAAGGCACTGGTGTTCAGCTCGGTATTACACGGGATGGGCTGCTGTTGGGCGACGAGTATGTTGAAAAGAACAACCAGATTTGCAGGAACTTGGCAGCTGCGTTTTTTGAGCGGGGTATCGGTGCCCTGATCGTGTCCCGATTGCCCGATCACGAAGAGCTGTTGGCGCTACTTGCTCTTTTGTCTTTGAAACGCGAAGAGGTATTGGCGCAGGGGGGGATTGAAAAACTCTGGCAAGAGGCTGGTATTACTGCGCTGGAAATACGTGCCATCCGTTATGACCGCTTTAGTGGTACTGAAGAAGAACTGCTTAACAGTGAACCTGATGAGGAACAGCATCGCGGTTCCCTTTGGGAACAGTTTGTGCTGCTGATGACCAAAGGTGAGGTCGGACTTGCCGGTACCGACGCCCAGGGGGAGATCCGGCCCGAAGTCCTTGCCGCCACCCTGAATGCCCATTTTGCACGCCGCCTGGGAAGCGGTAGCGGGCTTTCCAATAATACCCTGAGGCGTGCCACAGCGATCATAGAACAGGCTATTGCACTTTCTGATGCTGGCGACACCGGTGCCGCCCGAGATGCCGGATACACTGGAGAGGCCGGTGACTGGTCGGAGCTGAATGAAACAGCTGCCGTGATCAAAGCGGATCTGGTGGCCTTTATCGCGGCCCTGGACCCACTGCTGAGGCGTCAGATCCTGAACGGTTTCTGTGAAACCGGAACCGCAGATGCCTCAACAACAGATGAGCTCTTTCGTTACCTCGGTGCTACCGTGCTGCAGGAAACCTATGCTTCTGCGGACGAGTACGCCGCCGCCCCGGAGCTTTTGCAGGGAATACTCAGAAAACTGCTTCCCCATCTGATGGACAGCTATCAGACCACGACCCAGGATGATGACGTCCGTGACAGGATGCAGACCCTGCTGCAGGAACACCAACGTGAGGCCTACATGCCGGATGCGTATATGCAGGGACTGCTCGACTCCCTGAATTCCGGTGCGTTGAAACAGCTGGACACAACGGAGCTGTCCGGTTTGCTGGCGACCCTCAACCCTGTGTTTATCAACAGTCGTGGCAGTGAGATCATTCTGCAGCTGGTGATTGCAGACCCAACGAGCGAAACTGCTCAGGAGCTGATTCAAAACCTCGCTGATCTTTGTGGTCATTTCCTTGAACTGGGGGACTACGGACAGGTCTTGAAGATCCTCAGCCAGGCCGCTGACCCCCGCTTGCCGCCACTGCTTCGCAGTACCATGCGTGACGCCTTCTGCCGTCGTGAATTCCTTGATGAGATTCTGAGCGGACTTACCATCTGGGGTAAGCCCAAATATGATCAGGTTACGCTGCTGATTCAGGTCTTGGGACGGGTCTTTATAGAGCCGTTGCTGGACCGGATGGCAGAAGAAGAGAATATGTCGTTGCGACGGTTTATGATGGACCGCGTGCAATCCTTTGGTGAAGCTGCACGGCCGTATCTGCTTGCCAGGCTGTCCGACAACCGCTGGTATGTTTTACGCAATATCATTGTCATGTTGCGGGCTCTTGGTCCGATGCAGGATAACGAACTGGTACGGCCTCTGCTCAGGCATGCCAATCAAAAGGTTCGTGTTGAGGCATTAAAATTGTTGATACAGTCCGGTGATCCGGTGGCGCAGCGCCAGGTGTTGCGTGATCTTGATTCTTCTGACCGGGAAACACAGCTGATCGCCATTAATATGGCTGACCGGAGCAGCCCGCCCGAGATGATGCGCAAGCTGTTGGCACTGGTTACCGGAGGGGGCTATACTGCGGTTGAGTGTGAACTTAAATCTGCGGCAATCCAGGCCCTGGGAGAGATCGGCAGACCTGAGATGCTGCCGGAATTGGTCAAGGTGCTGACAAGCCGCAGTCTGCTGGCGTTCAAGGCACTTAACCGGTTGAAAATTGATATTGTCCGCTCCCTTGATCGCTATCCGGCAAAAGCCGTGTTGCCTCTGTTGGAGAGGATTGCTGATGGTAATGATGAGGTGGCGCGTCAAGCTGCAGAAACATTACGCATCCTGCGGAGCAAGACATCATGA
- the malQ gene encoding 4-alpha-glucanotransferase, protein MTARRRAGVLLHPTSLPGSDGIGTFGTELTGFLDFISKAGFTLWQVLPLTPPAAGNSPYSSYSAFAGNHLLIDLQQLTEEGDLSSRALEKRFPLELVDFKQVIPWKEQLLHEAAQNFFNQGQTPRLEEFWQFCDTTYWLHDYALFRALKQHYRDLPWHRWPAELAQRNPQALQQASRQLGSEIGVQKYQQWQFFRQWQRVRNAAAERGVALIGDLPIFVAHDSADVWCNQELFLLDAKGKPTVVAGVPPDYFSVTGQLWGNPLYNWPAMEQQGYGWWIARFRQLFELFDQVRIDHFRGFEAAWHVPATAKTAVRGSWVPGPGSGFFDAVKASLGNLSFIAEDLGVITPEVEALRDRYDLPGMKILQFAFDSDAANPYLPHNHSINSVVYTGTHDNDTTKGWFHSLSPHSINRMYNYLGLPGTEPVQDLIRVALMSVARTAIIPLQDLLELPSEARMNRPGVALGNWSWRYQSTQLKPGLADYYADLLSRYGRR, encoded by the coding sequence ATGACAGCCAGAAGACGTGCAGGCGTATTGCTGCATCCAACATCACTGCCCGGATCAGACGGCATCGGCACCTTTGGAACAGAACTAACCGGATTCCTTGATTTTATCTCCAAGGCCGGTTTTACGCTTTGGCAGGTTTTGCCGCTGACGCCACCTGCTGCTGGAAACTCGCCCTACTCCTCCTATTCCGCCTTTGCCGGCAATCACCTCTTGATCGACCTGCAGCAGCTGACAGAGGAAGGAGATCTCTCCAGCCGGGCACTGGAGAAGCGGTTCCCGCTGGAGCTGGTTGATTTCAAACAGGTGATTCCCTGGAAAGAGCAACTGCTGCACGAGGCAGCGCAAAACTTTTTCAATCAGGGGCAGACGCCGCGTCTGGAGGAGTTCTGGCAGTTCTGCGACACAACCTACTGGCTGCATGACTATGCCCTGTTCAGGGCACTGAAGCAGCATTACCGCGATCTCCCCTGGCACCGCTGGCCCGCTGAACTGGCACAGCGCAACCCGCAGGCACTCCAACAGGCCTCCCGGCAGCTTGGATCGGAGATCGGTGTCCAGAAATATCAGCAATGGCAGTTCTTTCGCCAGTGGCAACGGGTCAGAAACGCGGCAGCAGAACGGGGGGTAGCACTCATCGGGGACCTGCCGATCTTTGTGGCACACGACTCAGCCGATGTCTGGTGCAACCAGGAGCTGTTTCTACTCGATGCCAAGGGAAAACCGACGGTGGTTGCAGGAGTCCCGCCGGATTACTTCAGTGTAACCGGTCAGCTCTGGGGCAATCCGCTCTACAACTGGCCAGCCATGGAACAGCAGGGGTATGGCTGGTGGATCGCCCGTTTCCGTCAGTTATTTGAACTGTTTGATCAGGTACGTATCGACCATTTCCGGGGATTTGAGGCGGCCTGGCATGTGCCGGCCACGGCTAAAACGGCTGTCCGGGGCAGTTGGGTGCCTGGCCCGGGATCCGGCTTTTTTGATGCAGTAAAGGCCTCGCTTGGAAATCTGTCGTTCATTGCTGAGGATCTGGGGGTTATCACGCCGGAAGTTGAGGCGTTACGGGATCGCTATGACCTGCCCGGCATGAAGATCCTGCAATTTGCTTTTGACTCTGATGCTGCCAACCCCTATCTGCCCCACAACCATAGTATCAATAGCGTTGTCTACACCGGTACCCACGACAATGACACGACCAAAGGCTGGTTTCACAGCCTCTCCCCGCACAGCATCAACCGGATGTACAACTATCTCGGACTGCCTGGCACAGAACCGGTCCAGGATCTGATCCGGGTGGCCCTGATGTCAGTGGCCCGGACAGCGATCATACCGCTGCAGGATCTGTTGGAACTACCATCAGAGGCACGCATGAACCGGCCCGGTGTTGCACTGGGTAACTGGAGCTGGCGCTATCAGTCAACACAGCTGAAACCTGGATTGGCTGATTACTATGCCGATTTGCTGAGCCGCTATGGGCGGCGGTAA
- a CDS encoding DUF3488 and transglutaminase-like domain-containing protein, producing the protein MVTTSRLIAYLSLAISLAGVIPLFVWLETFPRLIVVLGLAIGMLQELRQGRWYIKSWQLNLALVPIFIWYILQYSRSNPVQPVVSVLAIMLAVRLCGEKNTRNLLQINLLALFCLASTSLFDLSPTFLFWLGLLLLLLPVSLIVLTFHAQNSRLVLQNSEFRKILMAALLILLVTLPAMAVLFPVLPRTAFPLWHFLNPPVSATTGISDKVEPGSTANAAETRSLAFRAELPRQTQPPYWRVTVFNQIQGNRWSRNPVVPLEVSIPSGASVSQTITVEPSASRLLISLDTAAEISLPRLKVAPDAVFENLRSFSRRTSYTARSFTGGILTGSVPIRRAFYLTLPGKLSPGIRQLAARIRQEGRSDAERLERAEQHFLNGGYRYSRVGLPTGHDALDQFLFVSKQGHCEFFASSLAILLRAAGVPARLVGGYLGGEYNELGGYYLVSEDRAHVWVEAYVEGKGWVRTDPSRFAVNAATLWSERKKPGIAARLRLLLDALDYRWTRTVVSYDFERQAEQLRSAGAKLQTLEHAMRWRWLLSSGVILLVLLALFKSRKQWFCSREERLLRRFKRIVKHRFEALDGLDTLGLFEIAAASGDIRVRQFVDRYAAAVYQDKKLGPDEIRQLDRLLDELQ; encoded by the coding sequence ATGGTCACCACTAGCAGACTGATTGCGTACCTTTCTCTGGCGATCTCCCTGGCAGGGGTGATACCGCTGTTTGTCTGGCTTGAGACCTTTCCCCGTCTGATTGTTGTCCTGGGGCTTGCAATCGGTATGCTGCAGGAACTCCGGCAGGGACGCTGGTATATCAAAAGCTGGCAGCTGAATCTGGCCCTGGTACCGATCTTCATCTGGTACATCCTGCAGTACAGCCGCAGCAACCCGGTTCAGCCGGTGGTCAGTGTTCTGGCGATTATGCTGGCTGTACGGCTCTGCGGTGAAAAAAACACCCGTAACCTGCTGCAGATTAACCTGCTTGCCCTCTTTTGTCTTGCCTCCACCTCGCTCTTTGATCTGAGCCCAACGTTCCTGTTCTGGCTGGGGCTGCTATTGTTGCTGCTGCCGGTCTCGCTGATAGTGCTGACCTTTCACGCCCAGAACAGCAGGCTGGTTTTGCAGAACAGTGAGTTCAGGAAGATACTCATGGCGGCCCTGCTGATTCTGCTTGTCACCCTACCAGCCATGGCAGTCTTGTTTCCGGTTTTGCCGCGTACCGCATTTCCGCTCTGGCATTTTCTTAATCCCCCTGTTTCAGCCACAACCGGCATCTCTGACAAGGTTGAGCCCGGCAGTACTGCCAATGCCGCAGAGACCCGCAGCCTGGCATTCAGGGCAGAGCTGCCCCGCCAGACACAACCGCCCTATTGGCGGGTAACGGTGTTTAACCAGATACAGGGCAACAGGTGGAGTCGCAATCCTGTTGTCCCCCTTGAGGTGAGTATCCCCAGTGGGGCCTCTGTCAGCCAGACCATTACGGTGGAACCTTCGGCATCCCGTTTGCTGATCAGTCTTGACACTGCTGCAGAGATCTCCCTGCCAAGACTCAAGGTGGCGCCGGATGCCGTCTTTGAAAATCTGCGGAGTTTTTCCAGGCGGACCAGTTATACGGCACGTTCCTTTACCGGCGGCATCCTGACGGGCAGTGTGCCGATTAGGCGCGCTTTTTATCTGACACTGCCTGGGAAACTTTCTCCGGGGATCAGGCAGCTGGCTGCCCGGATCAGGCAGGAAGGGCGCTCCGATGCTGAACGGCTTGAACGGGCTGAACAGCATTTTCTGAATGGTGGCTACCGCTACAGCAGGGTAGGGCTTCCAACGGGACACGATGCCCTGGATCAGTTTCTGTTCGTCTCAAAGCAGGGGCATTGTGAGTTTTTTGCCTCGTCACTGGCGATACTACTCAGGGCTGCCGGTGTTCCTGCCCGGCTGGTGGGTGGGTACCTGGGGGGAGAATACAATGAGCTGGGAGGTTACTACCTTGTCAGCGAGGACAGGGCCCATGTCTGGGTTGAGGCCTATGTTGAAGGTAAAGGATGGGTACGGACCGATCCAAGCCGTTTTGCCGTCAATGCCGCAACGCTCTGGAGTGAAAGAAAAAAACCGGGGATTGCTGCGCGACTCAGACTTCTTCTTGATGCGCTGGATTACCGCTGGACCCGGACAGTGGTTTCCTATGACTTTGAACGCCAGGCAGAACAACTGCGCAGTGCCGGGGCAAAGCTGCAAACCCTGGAGCACGCCATGCGATGGCGATGGCTGCTGTCTTCAGGCGTAATCCTGCTTGTCCTTTTGGCATTATTCAAGTCAAGAAAACAGTGGTTCTGCAGCCGGGAGGAACGTTTGTTGCGGCGTTTCAAACGGATTGTGAAACACAGGTTTGAGGCTTTGGACGGTCTTGACACCCTGGGGCTGTTTGAGATTGCTGCTGCAAGCGGTGACATACGGGTACGGCAGTTTGTTGACCGGTATGCTGCCGCTGTGTATCAGGATAAAAAGCTTGGGCCTGACGAGATCAGGCAGCTTGACCGGCTGCTTGACGAGTTGCAGTAA
- a CDS encoding DUF58 domain-containing protein yields MNTGNNLLFLVVSALLAFMAATGYAGMFNIKGVIPELLPPDEIFAGTPARFKVLLRNKKRYLPSFLIRLSVAGNGETLLPFVGSAEKLESTLTLSFPERGRQTVGLISVSSPFPVNFFTRYWNYADATTCIVYPRPLPSGDDGAGDDAARPGSRTKEIHGQDGELEGIREYSGAEPLRAIHWKLSARSEELLVKEFGSRSAPPLIIRLESLAGTDIEEKLSHAAWLIKQRVMEQPVGLELDDRIIQPASGRRHASLLLTELALYGHH; encoded by the coding sequence TGCTCTGCTGGCCTTTATGGCAGCCACCGGCTATGCAGGCATGTTCAATATCAAGGGGGTGATTCCTGAACTGCTGCCTCCTGACGAGATTTTTGCCGGGACGCCGGCCCGGTTTAAAGTGCTGTTGCGCAATAAAAAACGGTATCTTCCCTCCTTTTTGATACGGCTGAGTGTGGCGGGTAATGGTGAGACGCTGCTGCCGTTTGTCGGCAGTGCTGAAAAGCTTGAATCAACACTTACCCTCAGCTTTCCTGAACGGGGCAGGCAGACGGTCGGCCTGATCAGCGTCAGCTCTCCCTTTCCGGTCAATTTTTTTACCCGTTACTGGAACTATGCAGATGCTACAACCTGTATCGTCTATCCTCGCCCGTTGCCATCCGGAGATGACGGGGCTGGTGATGACGCTGCGCGGCCGGGTAGCCGCACTAAGGAGATTCATGGCCAGGATGGTGAACTGGAAGGCATCAGGGAATACTCTGGTGCGGAACCATTGCGGGCGATTCACTGGAAACTGTCGGCGCGCAGTGAAGAACTGCTGGTCAAGGAGTTTGGCAGCCGCTCAGCGCCACCTCTGATAATCAGACTGGAGAGCCTGGCCGGTACTGATATTGAGGAAAAGCTGTCCCATGCGGCCTGGCTTATCAAGCAGCGGGTTATGGAACAGCCGGTGGGGTTGGAGCTTGATGACCGGATCATCCAGCCGGCCAGTGGCCGACGTCACGCTTCACTCCTGCTGACAGAGCTGGCTCTCTATGGTCACCACTAG